One Nocardia huaxiensis genomic window, GCACGCCTCGGCATGCCGGTGGCGCGGCCGCGCTGACCGCCGAAGCCGAGGAGGTGGCCACCATCCAGGCGCTGCTGGCCCGCCACTATCGCGGCGACGAACGCAGTGCCACAGACGATCTCGCGCCCCTCGGCAACGAGGACACGGCGGTCAAGCGCGCGCGGGCGCTGCTCGGCCGCATTCGCGAACGCCATCGTCCGCGCGCCGAACTCGATGCTGCGCTCCTGCTGGCCGAATGCCTGTCCGCCTCCGGCTGGATGGGTGAGGCCATGGCGGTGCTCACCCCGGAGGTCGTGCGCTGTGCCCGATTGGGCTGGACCAGGCCACTTCTGGACGCGGGTCCGGGCGTCCTGGGCATCCTGCGCACCCTGCGCACCGAAATGCCGCTGGGCACAGGCGCTCCGGAGATCCAGGAACTTCCCAGGGGATTCCTGGACTCCCTGCTCTGAGCCGAGCCGGCGCGCGAGGCCGCAGGCGATTTCTTTGCTGCCCGGCCCTCGTCATCCCGGTGTTGCCTGGCCCTCGTCATCCGGGTGTTGCCTGGCCCTCGTCATCCGGGTGTTGCCTGGCCCTCGTCATCCGGGTGTTGCCTGGCCCTCGTTATCCCGGTGTTGCCTGGCCCTCGTCATCCCGGCGCGCTTTTGGCCGGGATCCACACTGCCTGCGTGGATCCCGGCCAAACCCATGCCGGGATGACGAGTGATTGCGCGGACGGGGTGGGGTCGATGCCGGGATGGCGGGAGGAATTGCGGGGTGTGGGCGTGACCTGTGTCACACACGTGTCACACCTGTCATGCGGGTGGTGTCTTGTGGACGACCCCCTCCTTGGAGCGGACCCGGAGACCGCCGGGCCGGGCTCCAGAGGCTTCCGAACGAAAGGCACGGACACCATGAGCGCGAACATCGACGTGGTGGTTATCGGCGGCGGATACGCGGGCGTCATGGCGGCCAACCGGCTCACCCAGCGCGACAACGTGTCCGTGACACTGATCAATCCGCGCGCGGGTTTCGTCGAGCGGATTCGCTTGCACCAGGCGGCCGCTGGAAACTACGACGCCGTCACGGAGTATCAGCGGGTGCTCAGCGAGCGCGTGCGGGTGGTCGTCGATACCGTCTCCCGGATCGATGCGGGCGTCCGCGCGGTGGAGTTGGAGAGCGGCGGCACGCTCGGCTACGACTACCTCGTGTACGCGGTGGGCAGTGCCGGTGCGCGGCCGAATGTGCCGGGTGCGGACCGTTTCGCGTATCCGGTCGCCACGCTGGAGGATGCGCGGCGACTGCGCGCGGCACTGGCTCTCGCGCCCGCGGAGGCTCCGGTGACCGTGGTCGGGGCGGGACCGACCGGTATCGAGACCGCTGCCGAGCTTGCCGAGCAGGGCCGCCGGGTGACGCTGCTGTGCGGCGGGGTGCTCGGCCCCTACCTGCATGCGCGGGGCCGCCGGGCGGTGGCCCGGCGGCTGGCCAAGCTGGGTGTGACGGTGCTCGAGGGCGGTGAGTCGCGGGTGACCGAGGTGGGCCGCGATACCGTGCGGCTCGGCGGCGGGCACACGCTGTCGAGTGCGGTGACCATCTGGACCGCCGGGTTCGGGGTGCCGGAGCTGGCGCGCCGCAGCGGCCTGCACACCGATGCGGCGGGCCGCCTGCTCACCGATGAGACGCTGACCAGCGTGGACGACGATCGCATTGTGGCGGCGGGGGATTCGGCCGCCCCGTCGGAGCTGCCGTTGCGCATGAGCTGCCAGGCCGCCATACCGTTGGGCGCGCGAGCCGCCGACACCGTGCTCAGCCGCATCGACGGCGAACAGCCGGAAACGCTGAACCAGCTGCTGGTCGGTCAGGGCCTCAGCCTGGGCCGGGAGGGTGGCCTCGTCCAGCTCGCGCACCGCAATGATGTGGCGCTGTGGTTCCATCTCGACGGCCGGCTGGCCGCGAAGGTCAAGGAGTATGTGTGCCGGAGCACCGTCGAGTATCTGGCCTGTGAGGGTGCGAAGCCCGGTTCGTTTGGCATGC contains:
- a CDS encoding NAD(P)/FAD-dependent oxidoreductase; its protein translation is MSANIDVVVIGGGYAGVMAANRLTQRDNVSVTLINPRAGFVERIRLHQAAAGNYDAVTEYQRVLSERVRVVVDTVSRIDAGVRAVELESGGTLGYDYLVYAVGSAGARPNVPGADRFAYPVATLEDARRLRAALALAPAEAPVTVVGAGPTGIETAAELAEQGRRVTLLCGGVLGPYLHARGRRAVARRLAKLGVTVLEGGESRVTEVGRDTVRLGGGHTLSSAVTIWTAGFGVPELARRSGLHTDAAGRLLTDETLTSVDDDRIVAAGDSAAPSELPLRMSCQAAIPLGARAADTVLSRIDGEQPETLNQLLVGQGLSLGREGGLVQLAHRNDVALWFHLDGRLAAKVKEYVCRSTVEYLACEGAKPGSFGMHKVSGGHQRARLLAARRAEALVAR